One Aegilops tauschii subsp. strangulata cultivar AL8/78 chromosome 7, Aet v6.0, whole genome shotgun sequence genomic window carries:
- the LOC109736403 gene encoding auxin response factor 21 isoform X1, whose product MAAPEGSGAGGGEGARGSRVNQELWYACAGPLVALPPPGSLVVYFPQGHSEQVAASMRKDADAQIPSYPNLPSKLICILHSVTMQSDPDTDEVYARMTLQPVSNVSQCDKEILLASELALKQNKPQTEFFCKTLTASDTSTHGGFSVPRRAAERIFPRLDFSLQPPAQELQARDLHDTIWTFRHIFRGQPKRHLLTTGWSLFISGKRLLAGDSVLFIRDAKQQLLLGIRRANRQPTNLSSSVLSSDSMHIGVLAAAAHAAANNSQFTIFYNPRASPSEFVIPFAKYQKAVYGNQLSLGMRFRMMFETEESGTRRYMGTITGISDLDPVRWKNSQWRNIQVAWDEAAPSERRTRVSLWDIEPVIAPFFIYPTPLFTAKRARQPGMIDDDTSGMDNLFKRTMPWLGEEICKKDMNTQNSIVPGLNIAQSLQWMNMQQNLSLAGTVMQPELLNSLAGKHVQNLSAADISRQISFQPQFLQQNNIQFNTSLLPQQNQQAEQLAKAIATPNQLGNIMVPQKVDQDCNSDQKQHTVTQSVQGSQANLNATQPEHVVQAQFQQPRVILQAQLQQQQPLVQSHTVFQGGLQQIQVLQQQQPHLQQQLQQQQPQHHQQVQHSVQEQQQMKIQPVHVSSDANMNTQLSDHQMKLQLLKALHSQQHLTMEQQKMLFDLQQQVVNSQSDPQQCVQGATQTVGFHNSNTIQYATQQKAQSHQPIEDSPRGTIPVAKSDIVTSMGASSLNGTGRMQSVRTDNVPSSSTSPSTTTNHVLLQSIPSSSKNQSLPTAAKTSQSSVVLGPTIEQEMKSYQSVKPTIMVPKMIEQGPATERDYINNPHMDYLDTSSSATSVCLSQADGSLQQNFPSSSFDQHQLLRDTAPDSEFEISDPTNNVLFGVNIDGQLGLPLNADALIANSIENDKFMDEMAGNGISNYISSKDSQQELSSSMISHSLGVADMGFNSIDSAINDPSFLNRNSRAPAPAHQCMRTYTKVHKRGAVGRSIDMNRYSGYDELKHDIARMFGIEGQLGDQSRVGWKLVYEDHEKDVLLVGDDPWEDFLNCVRCIRILSPQEEMQMRLVGDFGDGFLPNQACSSSDGGQPW is encoded by the exons ATGGCGGCGCCGGAGGGCTCtggcgccggcggcggggaggGCGCGAGGGGGAGCAGGGTGAACCAGGAGCTGTGGTACGCGTGCGCGGGGCCGCTGGTGGCGCTGCCGCCGCCGGGGAGCCTCGTCGTCTACTTCCCGCAGGGACACAGCGAGCAG GTGGCAGCATCTATGCGAAAGGATGCAGACGCGCAGATTCCAAGCTATCCAAATCTTCCATCAAAGCTGATATGCATCCTCCACAGCGTCACTATGCAG TCTGATCCTGACACGGATGAAGTTTATGCTCGGATGACTCTCCAGCCAGTTAGCAAT GTGTCACAGTGTGACAAGGAGATATTGCTGGCGTCAGAGCTTGCCCTGAAACAAAACAAGCCACAAACAGAATTCTTCTGCAAAACATTGACCGCGAGTGATACGAGCACTCATGGAGGATTCTCCGTGCCACGGCGTGCTGCAGAGAGGATTTTCCCTCGTCTT GACTTCTCATTGCAACCTCCTGCTCAGGAACTCCAGGCCAGGGATTTACATGATACCATTTGGACATTCCGTCATATATTTAGAG GCCAGCCTAAAAGGCATCTTCTGACTACTGGCTGGAGCCTATTTATTAGTGGAAAGAGACTTCTTGCTGGTGATTCAGTCTTATTTATTAG GGATGCAAAACAGCAACTCCTCTTGGGGATCAGGCGAGCAAATAGGCAACCTACTAACCTCTCATCATCTGTCTTGTCTAGTGATAGCATGCATATCGGAGTACTTGCTGCTGCAGCTCATGCAGCAGCAAATAACAGCCAATTTACAATATTCTATAACCCAAG GGCTAGTCCTTCAGAATTTGTGATTCCTTTTGCCAAGTACCAGAAGGCAGTTTATGGCAACCAATTATCTCTTGGCATGCGTTTTAGAATGATGTTTGAAACCGAAGAATCTGGAACAAGAAG GTACATGGGTACCATAACTGGCATAAGTGATCTGGATCCTGTAAGGTGGAAAAACTCTCAGTGGCGCAATATTCAG GTTGCATGGGATGAAGCAGCACCAAGTGAAAGACGCACCAGGGTTTCCCTTTGGGACATTGAGCCTGTCATCGCTCCATTCTTCATCTATCCCACACCATTATTCACTGCAAAGCGTGCGAGGCAACCTGGGATGATAG ATGATGATACCTCTGGAATGGATAATCTTTTTAAGAGAACCATGCCATGGCTTGGTGAGGAGATCTGCAAGAAAGATATGAATACTCAGAACAGCATAGTGCCTGGTCTAAACATAGCTCAGTCACTTCAGTGGATGAATATGCAGCAGAACTTGTCACTAGCTGGCACAGTTATGCAACCAGAGTTGCTAAACTCATTAGCTGGCAAACATGTGCAAAATTTGTCTGCAGCTGATATATCAAGGCAAATCAGCTTCCAGCCCCAATTCCTGCAACAAAATAACATCCAGTTCAACACCTCGTTACTACCTCAGCAAAACCAACAGGCTGAACAGTTAGCGAAAGCTATAGCTACGCCAAACCAACTGGGAAATATTATGGTACCACAGAAGGTAGATCAAGATTGCAATTCTGACCAGAAGCAGCATACAGTTACTCAATCAGTGCAAGGCAGCCAGGCAAACTTAAACGCCACACAGCCTGAACATGTTGTCCAAGCTCAGTTCCAGCAACCTCGAGTGATTCTCCAGGCTCAACTCCAGCAACAGCAACCTCTGGTCCAGAGTCATACCGTCTTTCAGGGAGGCCTTCAGCAAATCCAGGTCCTGCAGCAACAGCAACCACATTTGCAGCAACAGCTACAACAGCAACAACCTCAACATCATCAGCAGGTTCAACACTCAGTACAGGAGCAGCAGCAAATGAAGATACAACCTGTTCATGTGTCCAGTGATGCAAACATGAATACACAACTATCTGATCATCAAATGAAACTTCAATTATTAAAGGCTCTACATTCACAGCAACATCTGACCATGGAGCAGCAGAAAATGCTTTTTGATTTGCAGCAACAAGTGGTAAATTCTCAGTCAGATCCTCAGCAATGTGTGCAAGGAGCTACCCAAACTGTTGGTTTTCACAACAGTAACACCATCCAGTATGCAACGCAACAAAAGGCCCAGTCTCACCAACCGATTGAAGATTCGCCTAGGGGTACCATTCCCGTTGCAAAATCAGATATCGTTACCTCCATGGGTGCTAGCTCTTTGAATGGGACTGGTCGAATGCAGTCAGTGAGGACAGATAATGTTCCGTCTTCGTCAACATCACCATCCACTACCACTAATCATGTTCTTTTGCAGTCCATCCCAAGTAGCTCCAAGAACCAGAGTTTACCAACTGCAGCAAAAACATCTCAATCATCTGTTGTCTTGGGCCCTACAATTGAACAGGAAATGAAGTCTTACCAGAGTGTCAAGCCAACAATAATGGTTCCCAAGATGATTGAACAAGGGCCAGCTACTGAACGAGACTACATAAACAACCCCCACATGGATTACTTGGATACGTCCTCCTCAGCTACTTCGGTTTGCCTTTCTCAGGCTGATGGATCATTGCAACAAAACTTTCCATCTTCATCCTTCGATCAGCATCAGCTGTTGAGGGACACAGCTCCAGATAGTGAGTTTGAGATTTCAGATCCAACAAATAACGTTCTATTTGGGGTGAACATTGATGGTCAACTGGGCTTACCACTTAATGCAGATGCCTTGATTGCCAATAGCATTGAAAATGATAAATTCATGGATGAGATGGCTGGAAATGGCATTTCTAACTACATTTCATCTAAGGATTCTCAACAAGAGTTATCATCTTCAATGATTTCACATTCACTTGGAGTTGCTGACATGGGATTCAATTCTATAGATTCTGCAATCAATGACCCCTCATTCTTAAATAGAAATTCCAGGGCACCGGCTCCTGCACATCAATGCATGCGAACTTACACCAAG